The Magnolia sinica isolate HGM2019 chromosome 3, MsV1, whole genome shotgun sequence genome includes the window CTTCCCTGCCTCCCACCAAACTCTCTTGTATTGTAAGTTGACAAACTGCAGTTTCTTAGTCTTGTGGTTTGAAAATGAAACTTTGTTTGCCCTGTTTGCCTTCTTGCCAGTGAAAGGGCATATTCTACCTAAGAAGAAGAACACATAACTTGGTTGTGAGAATCATAGAACATGATATCATGAATACATATGCAACAAATTAGCAGAAACACTCAATAGAAGATCGTTGATGTGGATGGTAACTGGTAACTTGAATAAACCAAAAGTACAAATATCTGAGAAATGAAAAATCTATTGGGCTCTTCATGTTTAAAATTAAGCATTTTCTATGATCCAAGATAAATTAAACAAGATCAAGTATCTCTAGCAATGCTACAACTGCAAAATAAAAAAGCTGAGAAATCTTATATTATGCTTAATTGATAAGTTGATGTTGGCACGTGTGGCCATTTGGGCCTCATTAGATGTGATTAAAAGGAATTAGTTATGCTTGACCAAATCCTGAAATAAACCGCTCAATAGACTTTCAAAGACTGTTAGAAATTGTGTGAACAAAAGGAGAGGGCCATTTCACCAGATTGGATGTGGGAAAATCTAACCGTTGGAACCCAACGAgttgttcatatat containing:
- the LOC131239016 gene encoding LOW QUALITY PROTEIN: uncharacterized protein LOC131239016 (The sequence of the model RefSeq protein was modified relative to this genomic sequence to represent the inferred CDS: substituted 1 base at 1 genomic stop codon), encoding MGQGVPRSIPAFLATASNPFFSIVFNALVDNRSLRXRFPASHQTLLYCKLTNCSFLVLWFENETLFALFAFLPVKGHILPKKKNT